In Dermacentor variabilis isolate Ectoservices chromosome 7, ASM5094787v1, whole genome shotgun sequence, a genomic segment contains:
- the LOC142587080 gene encoding sulfotransferase ssu-1-like, with product MDEELYRDFEGLRILDLYHDESLRSAMRYKPLDGDVILVTYPKSGSNWTQFIIWNILTRGKQPEDVGEFGLLSPFIEVTGAGVAEHPAKIGPIATHLPYSVLKPANHAKYVYVARNPYDCAVSLYHFVKGLTPATYTDVSFGKFLSLFLTGKAYYGDYFDHVLPWYENRHKSNILFITYEQLKADTKGMIQKIADFLGDEHGASMRNDDTLVQRILDNCSIDSMRAFLTDAVVNRVKKIAKVASEKQYKSFKLFEKPDQANVQMHEGGGFVRKGIVGDWKNYFTQEQVERTKTWITAKTRGSDVMSLWNDLCLP from the exons ATGGACGAAGAGCTGTACAGAGACTTCGAGGGATTGCGAATTTTAGACCTGTACCATGACGAATCCCTCCGCTCCGCAATGAGGTATAAACCTCTGGACGGAGACGTCATCCTCGTGACGTACCCAAAGAGCGGCTCCAACTGGACGCAGTTCATCATTTGGAACATACTGACGCGGGGTAAGCAACCTGAAGACGTCGGTGAATTCGGTCTGCTGTCTCCGTTCATTGAAGTCACTGGAGCTGGAGTTGCCGAACACCCGGCGAAGATTGGCCCCATAGCCACTCACCTTCCTTATAGCGTCCTGAAGCCGGCGAACCACGCAAAGTATGTCTACGTCGCTCGGAATCCTTACGACTGCGCCGTCTCTTTGTACCACTTCGTCAAGGGACTCACACCGGCCACATACACGGACGTTTCCTTCGGAAAGTTCCTTTCATTGTTCCTCACAGGAAAG GCATATTATGGTGACTACTTCGACCACGTTCTACCGTGGTACGAGAACCGACACAAGTCCAACATCCTATTCATCACCTATGAACAGCTCAAGGCCGACACAAAAGGAATGATTCAAAAGATTGCGGATTTCCTTGGTGACGAACACGGCGCCAGCATGCGTAATGATGACACTCTAGTTCAAAGAATATTGGATAACTGCAGTATAGATAGCATGAGGGCTTTCTTGACGGACGCAGTAGTCAACCGGGTGAAGAAAATAGCCAAAGTAGCGTCGGAGAAGCAATATAAGTCTTTTAAATTATTCGAGAAGCCAGATCAGGCGAATGTACAGATGCATGAGGGTGGTGGCTTTGTTCGCAAAGGAATAGTGGGCGACTGGAAGAACTACTTCACACAGGAACAAGTGGAGCGCACGAAGACTTGGATCACGGCAAAGACTCGAGGAAGTGATGTCATGTCACTTTGGAATGACTTGTGTCTACCATAA